Below is a genomic region from Sebastes umbrosus isolate fSebUmb1 chromosome 20, fSebUmb1.pri, whole genome shotgun sequence.
aagtgacctctaggataatcacagcatcatgaaactttacaaccacaaactatagacctagagcattcagaggatggatggctttcctaggtagattgacaataagggggtttctgagcagtttccagttTTCCCCATTCCAGTTttcgttcattcattcatgtttatttctgatttatttctaGAATAATTTGACACACGGTGCTGAGctgtatctcaaattaatcttcaggttaccagctttcagatgatgtacaccactcctatgtgacatctactgttgtcctgtatctccccctaaagaccccctgtacccccctaaaaaatacaaaaaatgggtctattgtggctCTCAGAGGGTTATGGGATTTAAATCAGAAACATATCAAATCAGCAGTGAATGATTTAATGTAGATGTACTCAGGATGTGTTTGCGtactcaccactagatggctgCATCGCCTGTCACACTGAGTGCCAGCCGCCTTAAAGAcccaggaagaggaggatgatgtaGGTGATACCATACAGGCATATATTGATAGTTACCACAGTTACATTCAGTTATACACAGGTGCATCAAAGAGTTTAGTTAATGAAATAGGAGTTGCATTTATTGTACCAGAGTTTCATATCCAAGTAGGGAAAAGGGTCAGTGATGATTTATCAGTTTACACAGGAGAAATGCTTTCAATACTGTCAGCAGTGCAGTGGATAGAGGAGGCCAGACCACTGAGAGCAATCATTTGCTCAGACTCAAGTTCATCACTAGTTAGTTTACAGTTCAGTTATTCAGACAGCAGACCAGACATTTTGCTTGAAATACAACAAACATTATACAGAATGCAAATGATGGGGCTTacagtcatattttttttatggataCCAGCACATATAGGGGTCAAAGGAAATTAAATGGTAGATAcggttgcaaaggaggctacaAAAAATAACTACATTGAATTGACAGTTAGCTtcagcaaaacagaaatgaataGTATTATTAAACAGACACTGAGGGAAAGGTGGCAGAAGcaatgggaggaagagaggaagaaagaatgGTGGTTTTACAGAGTTCAAAGGAAAGTGGGAGAAATGAGGTGTAGTAGGAAGGAACAGGAGAGATGAGACAATCATATCAAGTCTTAGATTTGGACACACTggactaaacagcacactatttAAAATAGGTAAACATGACACAGGTTGATGTAATTACTGTGGACAAGAGGAAACGGTGGAGCATGTAATGTTGCATTGTGAGAgatatgaggaagaaagaaagttaaactatcaaaacgctcaatatacggaatacaaacagcccgtattcagaaattgtgcgtttgaaacaagccgtcaggatttctgtccaattgtgatgtcacaaatatacaatatctagaccattacacggttttaaacataaactttgtaaatgtgtcccagtttatttcctgttgcagtgtatgtgaataacatcagctgacaggaagtaaacatggacctaagctgttacctagcaacgcaattccgttgcaattccattgaaatgcactaaaacggagcgtttcagacagagggtgaatacaggtatattcaggcagacagtatgaggaaaataaaagttttttttttaacattaaagcatgtaaacatgttctggtagaaacacaaaatacaagtatgaacctgaaaatgagcatgatatgggacctttaatagaTATTATACAAAAGAACTCACTAATTGAGTGTTATAGAACATTTTTTTAGTATCttagacaaattaatatgattggaaaaatatgagttgttttttaatattgtaaatttactatattaaaaaaaaaaaaaactatttttccaatatttataTTAGCTAGACTGATCCACACTCCATACCAGATGGTGGCAGTAAATGCACCAAATCATTGTTTGCCAATAGCCAATaaacctcaaagaagaagaagaagatgatgtgAGAGgtaatgtgttgtgttttgtgcaCAAGATACCCGCATCTATCTTGGTATTTACTTTTACCAAACCATTTTGTAATGCGTTTATCTTCTTGTAAAGCTACATACCAGATGGACTCCCGGGTTGCCATGTCCTGAGCCTGAGAAAGGGGGTTTTTGCAACCTTATGTGTGAATATCTGCAGGCGTGAATGTTGTAAACAATGATCGTTTTCATCTGGATCACCACTGGATAAATCTGGGATTCATCTTGCGACAATAATTAACGGAATTACATCAGGTTCAAGGTATGCATGCTTTTCCTTTCTCTAAGTAATACTGTCTACTGAGGAGCCTGTCTGTTTTCAGCCCATTTAATAGTGAGATCCAATTAGCTTTTAATTGCTTGTATGTTAATCTGTAGGCTATTGATGCAGTGACTTCTGTAGGCTATGGTATCTTAAAGTGAGACACCATGCAggtaaaaacatagttattcaTGCATTTAAGATTTTGAGCTATTTAGCTTCTATAACATGTCTGCTTTCAGActggtggaaagaaaacatccaaaatacacatttagttgttttttttacttaaattttgtctatttgtgtctgtagatttctcctaaattcacccaaacttagcattagataatgactcgtttgcatatttaaacataacatttcagaaaacttgtaatacataaattattattgttattattattattagtaagtAATAAACTGGGGAAATTTTTTATGGTGACAtctattagttcatttttttttttttttttatcctattaacctgtagtgtcttgtaaaatgtatggaattttacaatacatatatttaaaggctgttttcttaTGGAAGTTTTAATGGATGCagatatgcatatatatatatatcactttacatgtaaatccaaaacatttttatatggAATTAAAATACGTGTTTACAGAATAAATTCGTAAAATCGCCCAGTATTtctgtggatgtgactttacgcaacacaaatacaaaaatacatgttttgtgGATCATATTATATCATCCTCATATATTTGTGGATTGTCTTCTGTTGATTACAACTgttaaagtccaataaaaacttccatatttTCTCATaatgagttttttctcagactctgagccacaaatctccacttcagcagcaccaaactttccagtttcattcctatcaatattctgaaggtttttacacaggggtttgttcatatatcattcacagcctgatttatagaacattttattcctaaagaTGTGaccaaaattttttttttatggctgttgacagtattttcttatttatggagtgatgaaaagagatatccaaacgTCCCTCAATAAAATcttttgactctaatatgtcaacaaaattatACCAgtattttgaacctggctttatccaatgttcagatttctgctCTACAAATtccagaaaacttgtaatacaaaaaaatattcctaatgtagtcttaatgtaagtaataaactggaaatctattagttcattttgttttaccctattgacctgtagtgtctccccctAATAAATGATCATTTGGTAGTTGGTATACATCTGTGTTATTGATAGAAAGCATCCTGAAAATATCTCTGAAATGCACAACACCTATattgtccttttttatttttattatgaggCAATAAAGATGTCCAAAATTGAACGTCTGAATGCCCGAGTGGAAAAGCTGCTGTGTAAAGCTGTGCAGGAGGTCCTGGAGGTGGTGAAGGAGACCGTATCGGAGTACCAAGAGAAAACCGCcagaacacagagagagaaccagAGTCTGAAGAGGAAGCTGCATGAGCTCCAGCAGAAGCTACAACTGGAGAGCAATGGTGAGACAATACAATACTTGTGTCCGGAAATGTTGAAACTGTTTGATAAAAATCTTTGTGCTTTGTCACCTTTTGTTGTCGTGCAGGAATTGCAGCCCAGCAGGATGATGCAGAGCTGCTTCTGATGGAGCAGAAACAGAaggaagagctggaggaggaggacgttGAACTCATCCATTCCGATAAGGACATTGCAGTAATCTGTCCCTCGTATTCATTCGAAGACCTCGAATGTGAAGCATCCATCACATCATTGGCCGCCTCCTGTCTCTCCCCTAGAGCTCCGACAGGACCTGACTTGAACAATCCAAGAGCTCTTAAGACAGAGACTGATAATGGACTGTCAACTCCAATTTCAAACCATGTAGTTACAATCTCTGAAAACAATCATAAAATGAAAGTAGAGCCTACGTCAGATGAAGACGCCATGCGCGCCACAAACTATTTTTATGATGATGCTGGTACATCCTCACACAACCTAGAACCTCCTCAAGCCAATCCAGGACTCTACA
It encodes:
- the LOC119479633 gene encoding zinc finger protein 792-like isoform X1; translated protein: MHNTYIVLFYFYYEAIKMSKIERLNARVEKLLCKAVQEVLEVVKETVSEYQEKTARTQRENQSLKRKLHELQQKLQLESNGIAAQQDDAELLLMEQKQKEELEEEDVELIHSDKDIAVICPSYSFEDLECEASITSLAASCLSPRAPTGPDLNNPRALKTETDNGLSTPISNHVVTISENNHKMKVEPTSDEDAMRATNYFYDDAGTSSHNLEPPQANPGLYNESGVIFSLEQNGTEVSQRCNNADIVAAEKQVIIQTSTMGASGSIVFERNVRKHYCCSLCGRTFRHAGDYKKHNRVHTGEKPYCCSVCGKRFSQSGYLTVHLRYHTGEKPFGCSHCGKSFSHSSNMKKHQQTHL
- the LOC119479633 gene encoding zinc finger protein 792-like isoform X2, with protein sequence MSKIERLNARVEKLLCKAVQEVLEVVKETVSEYQEKTARTQRENQSLKRKLHELQQKLQLESNGIAAQQDDAELLLMEQKQKEELEEEDVELIHSDKDIAVICPSYSFEDLECEASITSLAASCLSPRAPTGPDLNNPRALKTETDNGLSTPISNHVVTISENNHKMKVEPTSDEDAMRATNYFYDDAGTSSHNLEPPQANPGLYNESGVIFSLEQNGTEVSQRCNNADIVAAEKQVIIQTSTMGASGSIVFERNVRKHYCCSLCGRTFRHAGDYKKHNRVHTGEKPYCCSVCGKRFSQSGYLTVHLRYHTGEKPFGCSHCGKSFSHSSNMKKHQQTHL